From Desulfovibrio aminophilus, one genomic window encodes:
- a CDS encoding tetratricopeptide repeat protein, which yields MSEQKFANVDEYIADLKAKLQKNSECGNTWYNLGVALLSKRDFLEAERAFREAVGNSPKLAEAYVQLGGIAMHRGDLESCLSYNVQATQVRPFFAVPWGNIGFCHLQQGDSEKAVKALEKAIKYDPNFVQALATKGSAHFQRGELDDAVRDLSKAVSLQPMFGPAWNNLALVHAEKGDWPQADECVKKAQESGYDVPAEFLQEIAANL from the coding sequence ATGTCCGAACAGAAGTTCGCCAACGTGGACGAATACATCGCCGACCTGAAGGCCAAGCTCCAGAAGAACTCGGAGTGCGGCAACACCTGGTACAACCTGGGCGTGGCCCTGCTCTCCAAGCGCGACTTCCTGGAGGCCGAGCGGGCCTTCCGCGAGGCCGTGGGCAATTCGCCCAAGCTGGCCGAGGCCTATGTCCAGCTCGGCGGCATCGCCATGCACCGGGGCGACCTGGAGTCCTGCCTGAGCTACAACGTCCAGGCCACCCAGGTCCGGCCCTTCTTCGCCGTGCCCTGGGGCAACATCGGCTTCTGCCACCTCCAGCAGGGCGACTCGGAGAAGGCCGTGAAGGCCCTGGAGAAGGCCATCAAGTACGATCCGAATTTCGTGCAGGCCCTGGCCACCAAGGGCAGCGCCCACTTCCAGCGCGGCGAGCTGGACGACGCCGTCCGCGACCTGTCGAAGGCCGTTTCGCTCCAGCCCATGTTCGGCCCGGCCTGGAACAACCTGGCCCTGGTCCACGCCGAGAAGGGAGATTGGCCCCAGGCCGACGAGTGCGTGAAGAAGGCCCAGGAGTCCGGCTACGACGTGCCGGCCGAGTTCCTGCAAGAGATCGCGGCCAACCTCTAG
- the infC gene encoding translation initiation factor IF-3 → MKDDGVRRNERIRIPQIRVIDEDGSQLGIMATADALRHAQEKGLDLVEVSPNADPPVCRIMDFGKFKYQQQKRQQEAKKKQTVIQIKEVKFRPKTDEHDYQTKLKHIKRFLEDGDRVKATVFFRGREIVHKDRGQSMLDRVVEDLREMAKMEQGAQFEGRTMNIMLAPIKK, encoded by the coding sequence ATTAAGGATGACGGAGTCCGCCGCAACGAGCGGATCCGCATCCCCCAAATCCGGGTCATCGACGAAGACGGTTCCCAGCTCGGGATCATGGCCACGGCTGACGCCCTGCGTCACGCCCAGGAGAAGGGCCTCGACCTCGTGGAGGTCTCGCCCAATGCCGATCCGCCGGTCTGCCGCATCATGGACTTCGGGAAGTTCAAGTATCAGCAGCAGAAGCGGCAGCAGGAAGCCAAGAAGAAGCAGACCGTCATCCAAATCAAGGAAGTGAAGTTCCGGCCCAAGACCGACGAGCACGACTACCAGACGAAGCTCAAGCATATCAAGCGCTTCCTGGAAGACGGCGATCGGGTCAAGGCCACCGTGTTCTTCCGCGGCCGAGAGATCGTGCACAAGGACAGGGGACAGAGCATGCTGGACCGCGTGGTCGAGGACCTGCGCGAGATGGCGAAGATGGAGCAGGGGGCCCAGTTCGAGGGCCGGACCATGAACATCATGCTGGCCCCGATCAAGAAATAG
- the rplT gene encoding 50S ribosomal protein L20 has product MRVKRGLAARRRHKKFLKMAKGYRGSGRRLYVTARERVEKALVFAYRDRKNRKREFRKLWIVRINAAARLCGLSYSRLMNGLKKAGIELNRKVLADMAVRDKDVFAKIAEAAKAQVA; this is encoded by the coding sequence ATGAGAGTCAAGCGTGGTCTCGCCGCCCGTCGGCGTCACAAGAAATTCCTGAAGATGGCCAAGGGCTACCGTGGTTCCGGGCGTCGTTTGTACGTCACCGCCCGGGAGCGTGTGGAAAAGGCCCTGGTCTTCGCCTACCGCGACCGCAAGAACCGCAAGCGCGAATTCCGCAAGCTGTGGATCGTGCGCATCAACGCCGCCGCCCGTCTCTGCGGCCTGTCCTACAGCCGCCTGATGAACGGCCTGAAGAAGGCCGGCATCGAGCTGAACCGCAAGGTGCTGGCCGACATGGCCGTGCGCGACAAGGACGTGTTCGCCAAGATCGCCGAGGCCGCCAAGGCCCAGGTGGCGTAG
- the rpmI gene encoding 50S ribosomal protein L35, whose amino-acid sequence MPKLKTNRSAAKRFSVTGSGKFKRRRKNLRHILTKKNAKRKRRLGQSTVADSTNEKALRRLMPYA is encoded by the coding sequence ATGCCCAAGCTCAAGACCAACCGCAGCGCCGCCAAGCGCTTCAGCGTCACGGGCAGTGGCAAGTTCAAGCGCCGCCGCAAGAACCTGCGCCACATCCTGACCAAGAAGAACGCCAAGCGGAAGCGTCGTCTGGGCCAGAGCACCGTTGCGGACTCCACCAACGAGAAGGCTCTGCGCCGCCTGATGCCCTACGCCTAG
- a CDS encoding DVU0298 family protein: MSGFRQLKQTVRAVLAAPDWSARLDELAAWPPVQLTGPLFTLLLDRDEEVRWRAVEAFGLTAARMADAGMEQARVLMRSCMWRLNEESGNLGWGIPECMGAAMARHEGLAREYHRILCSYIFDDPARDGNFLDHALLRRGAYWGIARLAQVRPALVEAARPFLVTALNDADPGNRGLAAWALGILGAGEALPGLRALAGDEASFPLFRDGEVRRATVAGLAEEAARIVEKSA; this comes from the coding sequence ATGTCCGGTTTCCGGCAGTTGAAGCAGACGGTCCGGGCGGTCTTGGCCGCGCCGGACTGGAGCGCCCGCCTGGACGAGCTGGCCGCCTGGCCGCCCGTCCAGCTCACCGGGCCGCTGTTCACGCTCCTGCTGGACCGCGACGAGGAGGTCCGTTGGCGGGCGGTGGAGGCCTTCGGCCTGACCGCCGCGCGCATGGCCGACGCGGGCATGGAGCAGGCTCGGGTGCTCATGCGCTCGTGCATGTGGCGGCTCAACGAGGAATCCGGCAACCTGGGCTGGGGCATTCCCGAGTGCATGGGCGCGGCCATGGCGCGGCACGAGGGGCTGGCCCGGGAGTATCATCGCATCCTCTGTTCTTATATCTTCGACGACCCGGCCCGGGACGGCAATTTCCTGGACCACGCCCTGCTGCGGCGGGGGGCCTACTGGGGCATCGCCCGTCTGGCCCAGGTCCGGCCCGCCCTGGTGGAGGCCGCCCGGCCGTTCCTGGTCACGGCCCTGAACGACGCCGACCCGGGCAACCGGGGGCTGGCGGCCTGGGCCCTGGGCATCCTGGGCGCCGGGGAAGCCCTGCCGGGACTGCGCGCCCTGGCCGGGGACGAGGCCTCGTTTCCGCTCTTCCGCGATGGGGAGGTGCGCCGCGCCACGGTGGCCGGACTGGCGGAGGAGGCCGCGCGGATCGTGGAGAAATCCGCTTGA
- a CDS encoding ferredoxin, whose amino-acid sequence MGYKITVDVDKCIGDGECVDVCPVEVYELQDGKAVPVNMEECLGCESCVEVCEQDAITVEEE is encoded by the coding sequence ATGGGTTACAAGATCACTGTGGACGTGGACAAGTGCATCGGCGACGGCGAGTGCGTCGATGTCTGCCCCGTGGAGGTCTACGAGCTGCAGGACGGCAAGGCCGTTCCGGTGAACATGGAAGAGTGCCTGGGTTGCGAGTCCTGCGTCGAGGTCTGCGAGCAGGACGCCATCACCGTCGAGGAAGAATAG
- a CDS encoding MerR family transcriptional regulator, with protein MDEKPASATYKIGQAAELLGIKPFVLRFWESEFPQLEPLRTASGQRMYSEEQLGLVREIKHLLYEEGLTIEGARKRLEEKGPSELLREVRDELRAIRDLLAGSNDSDMEVRS; from the coding sequence ATGGACGAAAAACCCGCTTCCGCGACCTACAAGATCGGCCAGGCCGCCGAACTGCTCGGCATCAAGCCCTTCGTCCTGCGTTTCTGGGAGAGCGAGTTCCCCCAGCTGGAGCCGCTGCGCACGGCCTCGGGCCAGCGCATGTACAGCGAGGAGCAGCTCGGCCTGGTGCGCGAGATCAAGCATCTGCTCTACGAGGAGGGCCTGACCATCGAGGGCGCGCGCAAGCGCCTGGAGGAAAAGGGCCCCAGCGAGTTGTTGCGCGAGGTGCGCGACGAGCTGCGGGCCATCCGCGACCTGCTCGCGGGAAGCAACGATTCCGACATGGAGGTGCGCTCATGA
- the pheT gene encoding phenylalanine--tRNA ligase subunit beta — translation MLISLSWLREFVPYEGGVQDLGDRLTMLGLELEGVHDPFEGIAQVVVGHVAECARHPESDHLSVCSVDIGAGELLSIVCGAPNVAAGQKVPVAPVGSTLPGGLQIKKAKLRGVPSMGMICSERELGLSEAHEGILVLPDTCRVGLPLTEALNLERTVLDISITPNRADCLSVLGIARETALAFGLPLTMPPCGVEEGGAEAAGLLRVEIADGEFCPLYQARLLSGVRMGKAPDWMRYRLTAIGLRPISNIVDVTNYVMMELGQPLHAFDRNLLAGGVIRVAPASDGTRFTTLDGQERKLLASDLLIWDGEKPVALAGVMGGLNSEIGDATTEVALECAVFRPGAIRRTARRLALPSEASYRFERGVDQIGARLAVDRAARLMAEVSGATVLRGVVAAEPKPWTTRVHGFRLGRCNDLLGLELTPDFARETFSRMGCAVDESDPSRWSVTTPPWRLDLEREVDLSEELARVYGVDRIPAVLPRVAKSLDIVDGGEGEFAFNRRIKAWASGVGLREVVNYSFVGHKDLDLLCLENGCRIAIANPLTEEQNVLRTAVAPSLLQNLKHNIAQGNARLRLFELARVYFEDQDSETRAREHTRLGLLLHGTRFAEDWPWPLEDADYLDVKGLVEGLFEHLKLGRPEFAALDSHCFLEPAVSVILEGTVLGSVGRVKADMADAHHARREVWLADLDVDLIRGLHAARKVVFRPLPTFPPVRRDVTVACPGGLAAESVRRAILELKPQFLESVEMVNLFTPDHDKDERNLTFRLTYRHAARTLKDKEVDKEHGTMVDGLLQKLPVRL, via the coding sequence ATGCTCATCTCTCTCTCCTGGCTGCGTGAGTTCGTGCCCTACGAGGGCGGCGTTCAGGACCTCGGCGACCGGCTGACCATGCTCGGCCTGGAACTGGAGGGCGTCCACGACCCGTTCGAGGGCATCGCCCAGGTGGTCGTGGGCCACGTGGCCGAGTGCGCCCGCCATCCCGAGTCCGACCATCTTTCCGTCTGCTCCGTGGACATCGGCGCGGGCGAACTCCTGTCCATCGTCTGCGGCGCGCCCAACGTGGCCGCCGGGCAGAAGGTGCCCGTGGCCCCCGTGGGCAGCACCCTGCCCGGAGGGCTGCAGATCAAGAAGGCCAAGCTGCGCGGCGTGCCCTCCATGGGCATGATCTGTTCCGAGCGCGAGCTGGGCCTGTCCGAGGCCCACGAGGGCATCCTGGTCCTGCCGGACACCTGCCGCGTGGGCCTGCCCCTGACCGAGGCCCTGAACCTGGAGCGCACGGTCCTGGACATCTCCATCACGCCCAACCGCGCGGACTGCCTGAGCGTGCTCGGCATCGCCCGGGAGACGGCCCTGGCCTTCGGCCTGCCCCTGACCATGCCGCCCTGCGGGGTGGAGGAGGGCGGCGCCGAGGCGGCCGGGCTGCTGCGCGTGGAGATCGCCGACGGCGAGTTCTGTCCCCTGTACCAGGCGCGGCTGCTCTCCGGCGTGCGCATGGGCAAGGCCCCGGACTGGATGCGCTACCGCCTCACGGCCATCGGCCTGCGGCCCATCAGCAACATCGTGGACGTGACCAACTATGTCATGATGGAGCTGGGCCAGCCCCTGCACGCCTTTGACCGCAATCTTTTGGCGGGCGGGGTGATCCGCGTGGCCCCGGCGTCCGACGGAACGCGCTTCACCACCCTGGACGGCCAGGAGCGCAAGCTGCTGGCGTCCGACCTGCTCATCTGGGACGGCGAGAAGCCGGTGGCCCTGGCGGGCGTCATGGGCGGCCTGAACAGCGAGATCGGCGACGCCACCACCGAGGTGGCCCTGGAGTGCGCCGTGTTCCGGCCCGGCGCCATCCGCCGCACGGCCCGCCGCCTGGCACTGCCCAGCGAGGCCTCCTACCGCTTCGAGCGCGGCGTGGACCAGATCGGCGCGCGCCTGGCCGTGGACCGCGCGGCCCGGCTCATGGCCGAGGTCTCCGGGGCCACGGTGCTGCGCGGCGTGGTGGCCGCCGAGCCCAAGCCCTGGACCACCCGCGTGCACGGCTTCCGTCTGGGACGCTGCAATGATCTCCTGGGCCTGGAGCTGACCCCGGATTTCGCCCGCGAGACGTTCTCCCGCATGGGCTGCGCCGTGGACGAGTCCGACCCGTCCCGCTGGTCCGTGACCACGCCGCCCTGGCGGCTGGACCTGGAGCGCGAGGTGGACCTCTCCGAGGAACTGGCCCGGGTGTACGGCGTGGACCGTATCCCGGCCGTGCTCCCGCGCGTGGCCAAGTCCCTGGACATCGTGGACGGGGGCGAGGGCGAGTTCGCCTTCAACCGCCGGATCAAGGCCTGGGCCTCGGGCGTGGGCCTGCGCGAGGTGGTGAACTACAGCTTCGTGGGCCACAAGGACCTCGACCTGCTCTGCCTGGAGAACGGCTGCCGCATCGCCATCGCCAACCCGCTCACCGAGGAGCAGAACGTCCTGCGCACGGCCGTGGCCCCGAGCCTGCTGCAGAACCTCAAGCACAACATCGCCCAGGGCAACGCGCGGCTGCGGCTGTTCGAGCTGGCCCGGGTGTATTTCGAGGACCAGGACTCCGAGACCCGCGCCCGGGAGCACACCCGCCTGGGGCTGCTCCTGCACGGCACACGCTTCGCCGAGGATTGGCCCTGGCCCCTGGAGGACGCGGACTACCTCGACGTGAAGGGACTGGTGGAGGGGCTCTTCGAGCACCTCAAGCTCGGCCGCCCGGAGTTCGCCGCCCTGGACTCCCACTGTTTCCTGGAGCCCGCCGTGTCCGTGATCCTGGAGGGAACGGTCCTGGGCAGCGTGGGCCGGGTCAAGGCCGACATGGCCGACGCCCACCACGCCCGCCGCGAGGTATGGCTGGCCGATCTGGACGTGGATCTCATCCGCGGGCTGCACGCGGCCCGCAAGGTCGTGTTCCGGCCTCTGCCCACCTTCCCGCCGGTGCGCCGGGACGTGACCGTGGCCTGCCCCGGCGGCTTGGCCGCCGAGTCCGTGCGCCGGGCCATCCTGGAGCTCAAGCCGCAGTTCCTGGAGAGTGTGGAGATGGTCAACCTGTTCACGCCCGACCATGACAAGGACGAGCGCAACCTGACCTTCCGCCTGACCTACCGCCATGCCGCCCGCACCTTGAAGGACAAGGAAGTGGACAAGGAGCACGGCACGATGGTGGACGGGCTGCTCCAGAAGCTGCCGGTCCGGCTGTAG
- the pheS gene encoding phenylalanine--tRNA ligase subunit alpha, with protein sequence MESLDGLARACEERRGQVSSLKDLEELRVEFLGRKGRLAQCMLDLPGMSAEDKPAAGRKANEIKAALTELIEGRERELTAAETGAALSRFDPTLPGRRPQQGSLHPVTLVTQEICDVFAGLGFDVVSGPEVESDWYNFEALNIPPEHPARDMQDTLYVSESIVLRTHTSPLQVRTMLSRKPPVAVIAPGKVYRRDSDITHTPMFHQIEGLLADRKVSMADLRGTLTAFVRAVFGAGTRVRFRPSFFPFTEPSAEVDISCVLCGGKGHVGPEPCRVCKRTGWVEILGCGMVDPNVFKAVGYDPEEVSGFAFGMGVERVAMLKYGVNDLRMFFENDVRFLEQFA encoded by the coding sequence TTGGAATCATTGGACGGCCTGGCCCGGGCGTGTGAAGAGCGCCGGGGCCAGGTCTCTTCCTTGAAGGACCTGGAGGAACTGCGCGTCGAGTTCCTCGGCCGCAAGGGCCGCCTGGCCCAGTGCATGCTGGACCTGCCCGGCATGAGCGCCGAGGACAAGCCCGCCGCCGGGCGCAAGGCCAACGAGATCAAGGCCGCGCTCACCGAGCTCATCGAGGGCCGCGAGCGCGAGCTGACCGCCGCCGAGACCGGGGCCGCCCTGTCCCGCTTCGACCCCACGCTGCCCGGCCGCCGTCCCCAGCAGGGATCGCTGCACCCCGTGACCCTGGTGACCCAGGAGATCTGCGACGTGTTCGCGGGTCTGGGCTTCGACGTGGTCTCCGGGCCCGAGGTCGAGAGCGACTGGTACAATTTCGAGGCCCTGAACATTCCGCCCGAGCATCCGGCGCGGGACATGCAGGACACCCTCTACGTCTCGGAATCCATCGTCCTGCGCACGCATACCTCGCCCCTGCAGGTGCGCACCATGCTGTCCCGCAAGCCCCCCGTGGCGGTCATCGCCCCGGGCAAGGTCTACCGCCGCGACTCGGACATCACCCATACGCCCATGTTCCACCAGATCGAGGGCCTGCTGGCCGACCGCAAGGTGAGCATGGCCGACCTGCGCGGAACGCTCACGGCCTTCGTGCGCGCGGTCTTCGGCGCGGGCACCCGGGTGCGCTTCCGGCCGAGCTTCTTCCCCTTCACCGAGCCCAGCGCGGAGGTGGACATCTCCTGCGTGCTCTGCGGCGGCAAGGGGCATGTGGGCCCGGAGCCCTGCCGCGTGTGCAAGCGCACGGGCTGGGTGGAGATCCTGGGCTGCGGCATGGTCGATCCCAACGTCTTCAAGGCCGTGGGCTACGATCCCGAGGAAGTCTCGGGGTTCGCCTTCGGCATGGGCGTGGAGCGCGTGGCCATGCTCAAGTACGGGGTCAACGACCTGCGCATGTTCTTCGAGAACGACGTCCGGTTCCTGGAACAGTTCGCCTGA
- the thrS gene encoding threonine--tRNA ligase translates to MQVEVAGQKIEVEKGAVIGDVLKSVLSNKQFKNTVVARCGDALLDLTAPVPEDCPALEPVSAESPEGLDVIRHSTAHLMAEAVKKLFPQAKVTIGPSIENGFYYDFEFERPFTPEDLEAIEAEMTRNVGADKPFSRRNVTADEASRLFQGEGENYKVELIRDLGAPEVSLYTHGSFTDLCRGPHVPRTGMLKAFKLLTVAGAYWRGDEKNPQLQRIYGTAWANPKDLAKHLHQLEEAKKRDHRKLGTQLDLFSFHEEAGAGFVFWHPKGALLRAILEDFERKEHLKRGYEFVQGPLLLKRDLWERSGHYDNYRENMYFTEIDEQAYGVKPMNCLAHMIIFKTRIRSYRDLPKRFFEHGVVHRHEKSGVLHGLLRVRSFTQDDAHIICRPDQLQDEIIGVVNFVRDVMKLFDFDFTAEISTRPEKSIGSDEDWERATSALTNALDAMGLPYEINEGDGAFYGPKIDIKIKDALGRSWQCATVQCDFTLPERFDLVYVGEDGDRHRPVMIHRVILGSVERFIGVLTEHFAGAFPVWLAPVQARIVTVTDAQNPFAEKVLRFLREKGIRAEADLRNEKLGYKIREAQLEKIPYMLVVGDKEVEAGAVNVRLREGGDPGMKPLEEAAAMILEAAQEPFKRGGMRYSFSTATGPAD, encoded by the coding sequence GTGCAGGTCGAGGTCGCGGGACAGAAGATCGAGGTGGAGAAGGGCGCCGTCATCGGCGACGTGCTCAAGTCCGTCCTGTCCAACAAGCAGTTCAAGAACACCGTGGTCGCCCGCTGCGGCGACGCGCTCCTGGACCTGACCGCCCCCGTGCCCGAGGACTGCCCGGCCCTTGAACCCGTCTCCGCCGAGAGCCCCGAGGGCCTGGACGTGATCCGCCACTCCACGGCCCACCTCATGGCCGAGGCCGTGAAGAAGCTCTTCCCCCAGGCCAAGGTGACCATCGGGCCGTCCATCGAGAACGGCTTCTACTACGATTTCGAGTTCGAGCGCCCGTTCACGCCCGAGGACCTGGAGGCCATCGAGGCCGAGATGACCCGGAACGTGGGCGCGGACAAGCCCTTCTCCCGCCGGAACGTCACGGCGGACGAGGCCTCCCGGCTGTTCCAGGGCGAGGGCGAGAACTACAAGGTGGAGCTCATCCGCGACCTGGGCGCGCCCGAGGTCTCCCTCTATACCCACGGAAGCTTCACCGACCTTTGCCGGGGCCCGCACGTGCCCCGCACCGGCATGCTCAAGGCCTTCAAGCTGCTCACCGTGGCCGGGGCCTACTGGCGCGGCGACGAGAAGAATCCCCAGCTCCAGCGCATCTACGGCACGGCCTGGGCCAACCCCAAGGACCTGGCCAAGCACCTGCACCAGCTGGAGGAGGCCAAGAAGCGCGACCACCGCAAGCTGGGCACCCAGCTCGACCTGTTCAGCTTCCACGAGGAGGCCGGGGCGGGGTTCGTCTTCTGGCATCCCAAGGGCGCGCTCCTGCGGGCCATCCTGGAGGACTTCGAGCGCAAGGAGCACCTCAAGCGCGGCTACGAGTTCGTGCAGGGGCCGCTGCTGCTCAAGCGCGACCTCTGGGAGCGCTCGGGCCACTACGACAACTACCGTGAAAACATGTACTTCACGGAGATCGACGAGCAGGCCTACGGCGTCAAGCCGATGAACTGCCTGGCGCACATGATCATCTTCAAGACGCGCATCCGCAGCTACCGCGACCTGCCCAAGCGTTTCTTCGAGCACGGCGTGGTCCACCGCCACGAGAAGTCCGGCGTGCTCCACGGGCTGCTGCGCGTGCGCTCCTTCACCCAGGACGACGCGCACATCATCTGCCGCCCGGACCAGCTCCAGGACGAGATCATCGGCGTGGTGAACTTCGTGCGCGACGTGATGAAGCTCTTCGACTTCGACTTCACCGCCGAGATCAGCACCCGGCCGGAGAAGTCCATCGGCAGCGACGAGGACTGGGAGCGCGCCACCTCGGCCCTGACCAACGCCCTGGACGCCATGGGCCTGCCCTACGAGATCAACGAGGGCGACGGCGCGTTCTACGGCCCGAAGATCGACATCAAGATCAAGGACGCCCTGGGCCGCAGCTGGCAGTGCGCCACGGTGCAGTGCGACTTCACCTTGCCCGAACGTTTCGATCTGGTGTATGTGGGTGAGGATGGGGACCGCCACCGTCCGGTGATGATCCACCGGGTCATTCTGGGTTCGGTGGAGCGCTTCATCGGCGTGCTGACCGAACATTTCGCCGGGGCCTTCCCGGTCTGGCTCGCGCCGGTGCAGGCCCGCATCGTCACGGTCACGGACGCCCAGAATCCGTTCGCGGAAAAGGTCTTGCGGTTTTTACGGGAAAAGGGCATTCGTGCCGAAGCGGATTTGCGGAACGAAAAGCTGGGCTACAAGATTCGCGAGGCCCAGCTGGAGAAGATTCCATACATGCTTGTCGTCGGCGACAAGGAAGTGGAGGCCGGGGCTGTCAACGTGCGTCTGCGCGAGGGCGGCGATCCCGGCATGAAGCCGCTGGAAGAGGCGGCGGCCATGATCCTCGAAGCCGCCCAGGAACCTTTCAAACGCGGAGGGATGCGCTATAGCTTTTCCACGGCGACAGGGCCCGCCGATTAA
- a CDS encoding YkgJ family cysteine cluster protein, which translates to MPLDFTEFFKKYEAIIGEADKVFETVKAQSGDRVRCKEGCSDCCHALFDLTLIEALYVNHHFNASYSGLERSRILERADEADRAVHKFKRDMFKAAQAGTSTADILREAAKSKVRCPLLNDDDLCVLYDRRPVTCRIYGVPTAIGGEAHTCGRSGFEPGGKYPTVFLDKLQDRLYLLSHEMATAIGSRYRELGTVLVPLSMALLNSYDEEYLGLTAPSAEPKPDFSAALLKEPAKDAACGSCDKDSSACASCKEKSFSITIGGPDAGGGED; encoded by the coding sequence ATGCCGCTGGATTTCACCGAATTCTTCAAGAAATACGAGGCGATCATAGGCGAGGCCGACAAGGTCTTCGAAACGGTCAAGGCCCAGTCCGGGGACCGGGTGCGCTGCAAGGAGGGGTGCAGCGACTGCTGCCACGCCCTCTTCGACCTGACCCTCATCGAGGCCCTCTACGTCAACCATCACTTCAACGCCTCCTATTCCGGCCTGGAGCGCTCCCGCATCCTGGAGCGCGCCGACGAGGCCGATCGCGCCGTGCACAAGTTCAAGCGCGACATGTTCAAGGCCGCCCAGGCCGGGACCTCCACGGCGGACATCCTGCGCGAGGCCGCCAAGAGCAAGGTCCGCTGTCCGCTGCTGAACGACGACGACCTCTGCGTCCTCTACGATCGCCGCCCCGTGACCTGTCGCATCTACGGCGTGCCCACGGCCATCGGCGGCGAGGCGCACACCTGCGGCCGCTCCGGCTTCGAGCCCGGGGGCAAGTACCCCACCGTGTTCCTGGACAAGCTCCAGGACCGGCTCTACCTCCTGAGCCACGAGATGGCCACGGCCATCGGCAGCCGCTACCGCGAGCTGGGAACCGTGCTCGTGCCCCTGTCCATGGCCCTCCTGAACTCCTATGACGAGGAATACCTGGGCCTGACCGCCCCCTCGGCCGAGCCCAAGCCGGACTTCTCCGCCGCCCTGCTCAAGGAGCCGGCCAAGGACGCGGCCTGCGGCTCCTGCGACAAGGACTCCTCGGCCTGCGCCTCGTGCAAGGAGAAATCCTTCAGCATCACCATCGGCGGCCCGGACGCGGGCGGCGGGGAGGACTGA
- a CDS encoding aminopeptidase, translating into MFQPDELRRYAETLWWGLTTARTEPYAPGDRVLLRYDLDALPLAEAVYALLLEKGLNPLQRLNLTPAMEKSFYGLGSDAQVADVPPGERELFENLNGLISLIAPGSLTHLAGVDPKKIGAAAVARKFLRDIMEKHEQRGRFGWTLCAWPTKAMADAAGLTLEEYAAQIKAACFLDQPDPVARWRELFQQAQEVKDWLNALPVASLRVESEGTDLTVTPGEQRRWLGVSGHNIPSFEIFLSPDWRGTRGTYHADQPSYRSGNLVRGVRLTFENGSVTRITAEEGEEFVKKQLAMDEGAGRLGEFSLTDRRHSRISAFMANTLFDENFGGEHGNCHVAVGASYADTFAGDQASLDEEKKKALGFNDSALHWDLVNTEKKTVTARLADGSSLVLYENGQFRR; encoded by the coding sequence ATGTTTCAGCCCGACGAATTGCGCAGGTACGCCGAAACGCTCTGGTGGGGCCTGACCACGGCCCGGACCGAGCCCTACGCCCCGGGCGACCGGGTCCTGCTGCGCTACGACCTGGACGCCCTGCCCCTGGCCGAGGCGGTCTACGCCCTGCTCCTGGAAAAGGGGCTCAATCCCCTGCAGCGCCTCAACCTCACCCCCGCGATGGAGAAGAGCTTCTACGGCCTGGGCAGCGACGCCCAGGTGGCCGACGTGCCCCCGGGCGAGCGGGAGCTGTTCGAGAACCTGAACGGCCTCATCTCGCTCATCGCGCCGGGCTCGCTGACCCACCTGGCCGGGGTGGACCCGAAGAAGATCGGGGCCGCGGCCGTGGCCCGCAAGTTCCTGCGCGACATCATGGAAAAGCATGAACAGCGCGGCCGCTTCGGCTGGACGCTCTGCGCCTGGCCCACCAAGGCCATGGCCGACGCCGCCGGGCTGACCCTGGAGGAATACGCGGCCCAGATCAAGGCCGCCTGCTTCCTGGACCAGCCCGACCCGGTGGCGCGCTGGCGCGAACTCTTCCAGCAGGCCCAGGAGGTCAAGGACTGGCTCAACGCCCTGCCCGTGGCCTCCCTGCGCGTGGAGTCCGAGGGCACGGACCTGACCGTGACCCCGGGCGAGCAGCGCCGCTGGCTCGGCGTCTCGGGCCACAACATCCCGAGCTTCGAGATCTTCCTCTCCCCGGACTGGCGCGGCACGCGGGGAACCTACCACGCGGACCAGCCCTCCTACCGCTCCGGCAACCTCGTGCGCGGGGTGCGCCTGACCTTCGAGAACGGTTCCGTGACCAGGATCACCGCCGAGGAAGGCGAGGAGTTCGTCAAGAAGCAGCTGGCCATGGACGAGGGCGCGGGACGGCTGGGCGAATTCTCGCTCACCGACCGCCGCCATTCGCGCATCAGCGCCTTCATGGCCAACACCCTCTTCGACGAGAACTTCGGCGGCGAGCACGGCAACTGCCATGTGGCCGTGGGCGCCTCCTACGCCGACACCTTCGCCGGAGACCAGGCCTCCCTGGACGAGGAGAAGAAGAAGGCCCTGGGCTTCAACGACTCGGCACTGCACTGGGACCTCGTGAACACCGAGAAGAAGACCGTCACCGCCCGGCTCGCGGACGGTTCGAGCCTGGTCCTGTACGAAAACGGCCAATTCCGCCGCTAG